A window of Zingiber officinale cultivar Zhangliang chromosome 5A, Zo_v1.1, whole genome shotgun sequence contains these coding sequences:
- the LOC121983371 gene encoding calmodulin-like protein 5, which produces MAIKHYATTARNRSVEGDMTVEEFKEWLKRFDVDNDGRISREELRRAISSIKVRFSGWKSGRGIRYADADGDGYIDADEVDKLVEFARTSLGIRIVS; this is translated from the coding sequence ATGGCGATCAAGCACTACGCCACCACGGCGAGGAATCGGTCGGTCGAGGGCGACATGACGGTGGAGGAGTTCAAGGAGTGGTTGAAGCGGTTCGACGTCGACAACGACGGCCGCATCAGCCGGGAGGAGCTCCGGCGGGCCATCAGCAGCATCAAGGTCCGCTTCAGCGGCTGGAAGAGCGGCCGGGGCATCCGGTACGCTGACGCCGACGGCGATGGCTACATCGACGCCGACGAGGTCGACAAGCTGGTGGAGTTCGCTCGGACGTCGTTGGGTATCAGAATCGTTTCCtaa